The following proteins are co-located in the Apium graveolens cultivar Ventura chromosome 5, ASM990537v1, whole genome shotgun sequence genome:
- the LOC141659984 gene encoding uncharacterized protein LOC141659984 has translation MTPFINYLDKGELPEDKGKTQRLKAKAAKFFIEEGLLYRKTFSSPILKCVGLKEAKYCLTEVHEGICGDHMSAKSLAHKIIRQGYYWPTIHQDAIEFMKKMQGMLTLQQCVPDQPSPTLLSPVTDPLCRLGY, from the coding sequence ATGACTCCCTTCATCAACTACTTAGATAAAGGAGAGCTCCCTGAAGACAAAGGAAAAACCCAAAGGTTAAAAGCAAAAGCAGCCAAGTTCTTCATCGAAGAAGGACTACTCTACCGCAAGACTTTCTCATCTCCTATCCTGAAATGTGTCGGCCTGAAAGAAGCAAAATATTGTTTGACAGAAGTGCATGAAGGGATATGCGGAGATCACATGTCTGCAAAGTccctagctcataagatcataagacaaggctactactggccaactattCATCAGGACGCAATAGAGTTCATGaaaaaaatgcaaggaatgctaacTCTTCAGCAATGTGTCCCGGATCAACCCAGTCCTACCCTCCTCAGTCCTGTCACCGATCCCCTTTGCCGTCTGGGGTATTGA